The following are encoded together in the Acinetobacter radioresistens DSM 6976 = NBRC 102413 = CIP 103788 genome:
- the miaB gene encoding tRNA (N6-isopentenyl adenosine(37)-C2)-methylthiotransferase MiaB, with the protein MTVQTFIPNGAKAASENTVTQPQHTPADNMPVKKLYIETQGCQMNEYDSHRMADLLGDSHGYILTSNPADADILLMNTCSIREKAQEKVFSELGRWRKLKDQNPDLVIGVGGCVASQEGDNIQKRAPYVDMVFGPQTLHRLPQMLDQHIDQLEKPKKEKIKLVDISFPDIEKFDFLPEPRVEGYKAFVSIMEGCSKYCSFCVVPYTRGEEVSRPLDDVLAEIAGLAEKGVREINLLGQNVNGYRGETFEGTICTFADLLRLVAEIPGIGRVRYTTSHPLEFNDDLIQCYRDLPQMVSHLHLPVQSGSNDVLQAMKRNHTIDVYIEKIAKLRKVRPDMHLSSDFIIGFPGETDQNFEETYQFIQEMDFDHSYSFIYSKRPGTPASELADDTPEEVKKERLARVQQWIKQSSIAKTNAMQGTIQRVLIENISERDPNLLVGTADNTRLVTFIGDPAWVGRFAEIEITEIKTLNLVYGELLNLEPDVA; encoded by the coding sequence ATGACGGTTCAAACCTTCATTCCAAATGGTGCCAAAGCTGCCTCAGAAAACACTGTTACCCAGCCACAGCACACCCCTGCCGATAATATGCCAGTTAAAAAACTGTATATTGAAACGCAAGGGTGTCAGATGAATGAGTATGACAGTCACCGTATGGCAGACCTTTTAGGCGACTCACATGGCTATATCCTGACCAGCAATCCGGCTGATGCCGATATCCTGCTGATGAACACATGTTCAATCCGTGAAAAAGCACAGGAAAAAGTGTTTAGTGAGCTGGGCCGCTGGCGTAAGCTGAAAGACCAGAATCCTGACTTGGTGATTGGTGTGGGTGGCTGTGTGGCCTCCCAAGAAGGCGATAATATTCAAAAGCGTGCGCCTTATGTCGATATGGTATTTGGCCCGCAAACCCTGCACCGTTTACCGCAAATGCTGGACCAGCATATAGACCAGCTTGAGAAGCCAAAGAAAGAGAAGATCAAGCTGGTTGATATTTCCTTTCCGGATATTGAAAAATTTGACTTTTTGCCCGAACCACGCGTAGAAGGCTATAAAGCTTTTGTTTCAATCATGGAAGGCTGTTCAAAATACTGTTCGTTTTGTGTAGTTCCTTATACCCGTGGTGAAGAAGTTTCACGTCCGCTGGATGATGTACTGGCCGAGATTGCTGGTCTGGCAGAAAAAGGCGTTCGCGAAATCAATCTGCTTGGCCAGAACGTAAATGGCTATCGTGGAGAGACTTTCGAAGGCACTATCTGTACCTTTGCTGACCTGCTGCGTCTGGTGGCCGAAATTCCGGGTATTGGCCGGGTTCGTTATACCACTTCACACCCGCTAGAATTTAATGATGATCTGATTCAGTGTTACCGCGACTTGCCACAAATGGTCTCACACCTACATTTGCCGGTACAAAGTGGTTCAAATGACGTACTTCAGGCAATGAAGCGTAACCATACTATTGATGTTTATATTGAAAAAATAGCCAAGCTTCGTAAAGTCCGTCCCGATATGCATTTATCAAGTGATTTTATTATTGGGTTTCCAGGCGAGACTGATCAGAATTTTGAAGAAACTTATCAGTTTATTCAGGAAATGGACTTTGACCACTCTTATAGCTTTATTTATTCCAAACGTCCTGGTACACCAGCCTCAGAGCTGGCCGATGACACACCGGAAGAAGTGAAAAAAGAGCGTTTAGCACGTGTTCAGCAATGGATCAAGCAATCCAGTATTGCAAAAACAAATGCCATGCAAGGAACGATTCAACGTGTTCTGATTGAAAATATTTCAGAAAGGGATCCGAACTTGCTAGTCGGTACAGCCGATAATACCCGTCTGGTTACCTTTATCGGAGACCCGGCTTGGGTGGGACGTTTTGCCGAGATTGAAATTACCGAAATTAAAACTTTAAATTTAGTTTACGGAGAACTCTTGAATCTTGAGCCTGACGTGGCGTAA
- a CDS encoding PhoH family protein: MTAAIRRTVSFPGISMERLKSMLGAYNGHMKQIEQRLDVKVTHRGDSFFVDGEIDAVERAESLLQRLHEEAEVSQQISADVLHMMIQGSQTERELMDDTEQEHTGLDSVWLQTRKGRINPRGANQKRYVQRILQSDISFGIGPAGTGKTYLAVAAAVDMLERNEIQRILLVRPAVEAGEKLGFLPGDLSQKIDPYLRPLYDALYEMLGFEKVAKLIERQVIEVAPLAYMRGRTLNHSFVILDEAQNTTPEQMKMFLTRLGFGSRAVITGDITQVDLPRGQQSGLAHALRVLEPIKEIHITRFHSRDVVRHQLVQKIVEAYEGWDSEQSRLSAEARAERKARQEALVNENDTAADAQHQSETPDNI, encoded by the coding sequence TTGACTGCAGCGATTCGACGTACAGTAAGTTTCCCTGGCATTTCTATGGAACGCCTTAAGAGCATGTTAGGTGCTTATAACGGACATATGAAACAGATTGAACAGCGTCTGGATGTCAAAGTTACCCATCGTGGTGATAGCTTCTTTGTAGATGGTGAAATCGATGCAGTTGAACGGGCAGAAAGCCTGTTACAGCGACTGCATGAAGAAGCCGAGGTTTCGCAGCAGATCAGTGCCGATGTACTGCATATGATGATTCAAGGCAGTCAGACCGAGCGCGAGCTGATGGATGATACCGAGCAGGAACATACCGGCCTCGACAGTGTCTGGTTACAGACCCGAAAAGGCCGGATCAATCCACGCGGTGCCAACCAGAAACGTTATGTGCAGCGCATTTTGCAAAGTGATATCTCTTTTGGTATCGGTCCTGCTGGTACAGGTAAGACCTATCTGGCGGTTGCTGCTGCAGTCGATATGCTGGAACGTAATGAAATCCAGAGAATTCTTTTGGTCCGTCCGGCGGTAGAAGCAGGTGAGAAGCTGGGCTTCCTGCCGGGTGATTTAAGCCAGAAAATTGATCCTTACCTTCGCCCTCTTTATGATGCACTGTATGAAATGCTCGGTTTCGAGAAGGTTGCCAAACTCATCGAACGGCAGGTCATTGAGGTTGCCCCACTTGCTTATATGCGTGGTCGAACCCTGAACCATTCTTTTGTCATTCTGGATGAAGCACAGAACACCACGCCAGAACAGATGAAAATGTTCCTGACCCGTCTGGGTTTTGGTTCGCGTGCAGTAATTACCGGAGACATTACTCAGGTAGATTTACCACGTGGACAGCAATCAGGACTAGCCCATGCTTTGCGGGTACTGGAACCGATTAAGGAAATTCATATTACCCGCTTTCATTCACGTGATGTAGTACGCCACCAGTTGGTACAAAAAATTGTAGAAGCATATGAAGGCTGGGACAGTGAACAGTCCCGGCTGAGTGCTGAAGCACGTGCTGAGCGCAAGGCACGTCAAGAAGCACTTGTAAATGAAAATGATACTGCTGCAGATGCACAGCATCAATCAGAAACACCAGACAACATTTAA
- the ybeY gene encoding rRNA maturation RNase YbeY — MKLSLSLQQTFVAPELVLKRAYLKKVIETTLRHLDVKQDCEIGIACVDLDQSQQLNLEYRRKDKPTNVLSFPSEIPEEILPMLAARPLGDLVICIPVVLQEAAEQQKVPVEHFTHMLVHGTLHLLGYDHEISDEDADEMEALEIEILAKLGLNNPYQEE; from the coding sequence TTGAAACTTAGTCTCTCTTTGCAACAAACGTTTGTAGCGCCTGAACTGGTGCTCAAACGTGCTTATCTTAAAAAAGTGATTGAAACCACTCTTCGTCATCTTGACGTTAAACAGGACTGCGAAATTGGAATTGCCTGTGTTGACCTTGATCAAAGTCAACAGCTGAATCTGGAATACCGCCGGAAAGACAAACCTACCAATGTCTTATCTTTCCCGAGTGAAATTCCGGAAGAAATTTTACCCATGCTGGCAGCCCGGCCTTTGGGTGATCTGGTGATTTGTATTCCGGTCGTATTACAAGAAGCTGCCGAGCAGCAGAAAGTACCCGTAGAGCATTTCACACATATGCTGGTCCATGGCACATTACATTTGTTAGGTTATGACCACGAAATCAGTGATGAAGATGCCGATGAAATGGAAGCACTGGAAATTGAAATTCTGGCCAAGCTTGGCCTGAATAATCCTTATCAGGAAGAATAA
- a CDS encoding energy transducer TonB, with protein sequence MLKKIILPGGIGLAWWQDPIFMGALLLAVILHSAILTLHFAMPDPEAAASKEIAVSIRPSSEQVKDADYLAQADQQGSGRFREAHRISSQLPASSQQQSAGEQQQETLQQMHQQPQIQFEDKVLMTIMSWRKEAEQNQRKKALEELQSQFQAKAATAASLEAQYLQRQQDFSRQQRIKTVDGIQAKQDAAAAYLDKFREKVELYGNRYYPQQAKAERLTGEVQLMVILNAQGGIRAIRLLESSGHTILDEAAKASVRKGAPFGRFDAGMKDISELRIVRTWRFDPAEAEFEVK encoded by the coding sequence ATGTTGAAAAAAATAATTTTACCTGGTGGGATAGGTCTGGCTTGGTGGCAGGATCCGATTTTTATGGGTGCTCTGTTGCTGGCTGTCATTTTACATTCGGCGATTTTAACTCTGCATTTTGCAATGCCAGATCCAGAGGCTGCTGCCAGTAAGGAAATCGCTGTCAGCATTCGTCCGAGTTCTGAGCAGGTCAAAGATGCCGACTATCTGGCACAGGCAGACCAGCAGGGTTCAGGCCGCTTTCGAGAGGCTCACCGTATCTCAAGCCAGCTACCGGCCAGTTCACAACAACAGAGTGCGGGTGAGCAGCAGCAGGAGACTTTACAGCAGATGCACCAACAGCCTCAAATACAGTTTGAAGACAAAGTCCTGATGACAATCATGAGCTGGCGCAAAGAAGCGGAGCAAAACCAGCGTAAAAAGGCTTTAGAAGAATTACAGAGCCAGTTTCAGGCTAAGGCAGCAACGGCTGCCAGTCTGGAAGCCCAGTATTTACAGCGTCAGCAGGATTTCAGCCGTCAGCAGCGTATCAAAACGGTGGATGGAATACAGGCCAAGCAGGATGCAGCAGCTGCCTATCTGGACAAGTTCCGTGAAAAAGTTGAACTCTATGGTAACCGCTATTATCCGCAGCAGGCTAAGGCTGAGCGCCTAACAGGAGAAGTGCAGCTTATGGTCATCCTGAATGCTCAAGGCGGGATACGTGCAATCCGGTTATTGGAAAGTTCAGGACATACCATTCTAGATGAGGCAGCTAAGGCTTCTGTACGTAAAGGTGCGCCATTTGGGCGATTTGATGCAGGTATGAAAGATATTTCTGAACTACGCATTGTACGGACGTGGCGATTCGACCCGGCCGAGGCTGAATTCGAAGTAAAATAA
- a CDS encoding DUF3108 domain-containing protein — protein sequence MATTLFKTLTLATGMTTALLFSGFSSHALAMSPFQASYQFSYNDKNMGTATRTLSKNGNQWVYTFAAKAGAIASATETSRFSFNNNKIISDSFNRTSKILVHNDKMSIQFNPGTKLIKTQKDDKSRSFAWQSGVLDELNAELQIREDLKGSGLKSTYPIADAKEVENRKFVRQGTEQVKTSYGTFSTIKVRMQHDKAERNTVFWLAPKLDYLPVKVTHQDGKTSYGLLLTGYKGPTN from the coding sequence ATGGCAACTACCCTGTTTAAAACCCTGACCTTAGCGACTGGTATGACCACGGCGCTGTTATTTTCCGGTTTTTCAAGTCATGCTCTCGCCATGAGTCCCTTTCAAGCCAGCTATCAATTTTCTTATAATGATAAGAATATGGGTACAGCGACCCGGACTTTAAGTAAGAACGGTAACCAGTGGGTGTACACCTTTGCCGCAAAGGCGGGCGCTATTGCATCAGCCACCGAAACCAGCCGTTTTAGCTTTAACAATAACAAGATTATCTCTGACAGCTTTAACCGGACCAGCAAAATTTTAGTACATAATGACAAAATGAGCATCCAGTTTAATCCGGGCACCAAACTTATCAAAACGCAAAAAGATGATAAGTCCCGTTCTTTTGCCTGGCAATCTGGGGTACTCGATGAGCTAAATGCCGAATTACAGATTCGGGAAGATTTAAAAGGCTCAGGTTTAAAGTCAACCTATCCAATTGCTGATGCCAAAGAAGTGGAAAACCGTAAGTTTGTTAGGCAAGGTACTGAACAGGTGAAAACCTCTTATGGTACATTCAGCACCATTAAAGTACGGATGCAACATGACAAGGCCGAGCGAAATACAGTTTTCTGGCTGGCCCCAAAATTAGATTACTTACCGGTTAAAGTTACCCATCAAGATGGTAAAACGTCCTATGGCCTGTTATTAACAGGTTATAAAGGACCAACAAATTAA
- a CDS encoding xanthine phosphoribosyltransferase — protein MHALEQKILSEGIVLSDQVLKVDAFLNHQIDPVLMQQIGKEFAARFKDAGITKIITIEASGIAPAVMAGLELGVPVIFARKYQSLTLKDDLYRSKVFSFTKQTESTIAISNKHLNSSDRALVIDDFLANGQAALGLIDLIHQASAEVVGVGIVIEKSFQPGRDVLLEKGYRVESLARVQSLADGKVVFVQE, from the coding sequence GTGCATGCACTAGAACAGAAAATCTTAAGTGAAGGTATCGTTCTATCTGATCAAGTCTTAAAAGTGGACGCGTTCTTAAATCACCAAATTGATCCTGTATTGATGCAGCAAATTGGTAAAGAGTTTGCTGCCCGCTTTAAAGATGCAGGCATCACCAAAATTATCACGATTGAAGCATCTGGTATTGCTCCTGCAGTCATGGCAGGTTTAGAACTGGGTGTTCCTGTAATTTTTGCCCGTAAATATCAGTCATTAACTTTAAAAGATGACTTATACCGTTCTAAAGTTTTTTCATTTACCAAGCAGACTGAAAGTACAATTGCGATTTCAAACAAACATCTGAACTCAAGTGACCGCGCACTGGTCATTGATGACTTTCTGGCGAATGGCCAGGCGGCTTTAGGTCTGATTGACCTGATTCATCAAGCCAGTGCTGAAGTTGTCGGGGTCGGGATTGTAATTGAAAAGTCTTTTCAGCCTGGCCGCGATGTCTTACTTGAAAAAGGATATCGTGTCGAGTCACTAGCCCGTGTACAGTCACTAGCAGATGGCAAAGTAGTTTTTGTTCAGGAATAA
- the wrbA gene encoding NAD(P)H:quinone oxidoreductase, translated as MQAYILVFYYSKYGSTRDMAHLIANGIEATGMNVKIRTVPQLATVVTEAAPSIPAEGDIYCTLDELANCSGLALGSPTRFGNMASEMKYFWDQTTSLWLSGALHNKPACVFSSSGSMHGGQESTLLSMLPPLFHHGMMIIGLSNDHPALSNTKSGGTPYGATHVSGPRHDQGLTQEEKDLCFAQGKRLGEIALKLQP; from the coding sequence ATGCAAGCTTATATTCTTGTTTTTTATTACAGTAAATATGGTTCTACCCGAGATATGGCGCATTTAATTGCAAATGGTATCGAAGCCACCGGTATGAATGTAAAGATCCGTACGGTCCCACAATTGGCGACAGTAGTCACAGAAGCTGCACCGAGTATTCCTGCAGAAGGCGATATCTATTGTACGCTAGATGAGCTGGCTAACTGTAGCGGTCTGGCTCTTGGTTCACCTACCCGCTTTGGTAATATGGCCAGTGAGATGAAATATTTCTGGGACCAAACAACCAGTTTATGGCTGAGCGGAGCATTGCATAACAAACCTGCCTGTGTATTTAGCTCGAGTGGTTCTATGCATGGTGGGCAGGAAAGCACTTTGCTGAGCATGCTGCCTCCACTTTTCCATCATGGTATGATGATTATAGGGCTTAGTAATGACCATCCGGCGCTCTCAAATACTAAATCTGGGGGTACACCTTATGGTGCCACACATGTGAGTGGACCACGCCATGACCAAGGGTTGACTCAGGAAGAAAAAGATTTGTGCTTCGCCCAAGGTAAAAGGCTTGGAGAGATTGCTCTTAAACTGCAGCCATAA
- a CDS encoding YhjD/YihY/BrkB family envelope integrity protein: MLNFLKKLPFYDKTWFKFILFVIRRFEADRCRELAGSLTYTTLFAIVPMLTVFLVIISSIQALEPARQQLQQLIYSNFLPKSTIAFDKMLNAFTEKSSNLTVIGVLFLFVTTIMMLSTIETAFNRIWRVKETRGGIVGFMRYWTIISLGPIVLGSAFVISSALASLSILSNNFAGYEMDGAFLLSLLSIALTIAGFFIIYWTIPNRNVPVIAAALAGVFSAIVFEMLKNLFGTIMSNFTSYEIVYGAFAAIPIFLLWIYLSWNIVLLGVEVSFAITAFHSRYGQTRHPVLMLLDVLDLFYRKQKLGETVTEKEAMNILGRGEIGRWPAYVAMLEEQNLVKRTENNDYVLVRNLSQVDFWSFYKALPYPLPRRNDVGNIHPDDEWMQKLGPVLIESDDYLSAKLSVPLSTIFERK, from the coding sequence ATGTTGAATTTTTTAAAGAAGCTTCCGTTCTATGACAAAACTTGGTTCAAATTTATCCTGTTTGTCATTCGCCGTTTTGAAGCAGACCGTTGTCGAGAGCTGGCAGGTTCTTTAACCTATACCACGCTCTTTGCGATTGTGCCCATGCTGACCGTATTTCTGGTCATTATTTCCTCTATTCAGGCCTTGGAACCAGCGCGTCAGCAGTTGCAGCAGCTTATTTATAGCAATTTTCTGCCTAAAAGCACGATTGCATTTGACAAGATGCTCAATGCTTTTACCGAGAAGTCTAGTAATCTGACTGTCATCGGGGTGCTGTTCCTCTTTGTCACAACCATCATGATGTTAAGTACCATTGAAACCGCATTTAACCGGATCTGGCGTGTTAAAGAAACGCGGGGAGGCATTGTCGGGTTTATGCGTTATTGGACAATTATCTCTTTAGGGCCCATTGTGCTTGGCAGTGCTTTTGTCATCTCATCTGCGTTGGCTTCTTTAAGTATTTTAAGCAATAACTTTGCAGGCTATGAAATGGATGGCGCGTTTCTCCTGTCATTGCTTTCCATTGCATTGACGATTGCTGGTTTCTTTATTATTTACTGGACTATACCCAACCGCAATGTACCTGTGATTGCTGCTGCCTTGGCCGGCGTATTCAGTGCAATTGTTTTTGAAATGCTCAAGAACTTGTTTGGCACCATTATGTCCAATTTTACCAGTTATGAAATTGTCTATGGTGCCTTTGCCGCAATTCCTATTTTCCTGTTATGGATTTACCTGTCTTGGAATATTGTACTTTTAGGGGTTGAGGTCAGTTTTGCGATTACTGCGTTTCATTCTCGCTATGGCCAGACACGTCATCCGGTATTGATGCTGCTGGATGTTCTGGATCTGTTTTATCGAAAACAGAAACTGGGGGAAACGGTTACTGAAAAAGAAGCTATGAATATCTTGGGCCGGGGGGAAATAGGTCGCTGGCCCGCTTATGTAGCTATGCTGGAAGAGCAGAATCTGGTCAAGCGTACAGAAAATAATGATTATGTACTGGTACGTAATCTAAGTCAGGTTGACTTCTGGAGTTTCTATAAAGCACTTCCGTATCCACTGCCACGACGTAATGATGTAGGCAATATTCATCCAGATGATGAATGGATGCAAAAGCTTGGCCCCGTACTCATTGAAAGTGATGACTATCTTTCTGCCAAACTTTCTGTTCCTCTTTCAACGATTTTTGAGAGAAAATAA
- a CDS encoding fumarylacetoacetate hydrolase family protein, with product MATRPSKIVCVGRSYADHAKELGNAVPDHPVLFIKPPSSLVGLEQGISWNPAWGDCHHECELSLRIDQPLHNETDPQEALKAVGAVTLGLDLTLRELQTELKRKGQPWERAKAFDGSCILADWVSLEEIKDWKNIHYSLQVNEALRQEGDTSLLIFDIGYLLADISQVFTLEPGDVVMTGTPAGVAALKSGDRLIMTLKGVSQDFTWNTFVQ from the coding sequence ATGGCTACGCGTCCATCAAAAATTGTCTGTGTAGGCCGCAGTTATGCGGATCATGCCAAAGAGTTGGGGAACGCCGTACCTGACCATCCGGTACTATTTATCAAGCCGCCAAGCAGCTTGGTTGGACTTGAACAGGGAATCAGCTGGAATCCGGCATGGGGCGACTGTCACCATGAATGTGAACTCAGTTTACGTATAGACCAGCCATTACATAATGAAACTGATCCGCAAGAAGCTTTGAAAGCTGTTGGAGCAGTAACTCTAGGTTTGGACCTCACCTTACGAGAGTTACAAACCGAACTTAAACGCAAGGGCCAGCCTTGGGAGCGGGCCAAAGCTTTTGATGGTTCCTGTATCTTGGCAGACTGGGTAAGTCTGGAAGAAATAAAAGACTGGAAAAATATTCATTATAGCTTACAGGTAAATGAGGCATTACGTCAGGAAGGTGACACTTCATTACTGATTTTTGATATTGGTTATCTGCTTGCAGATATCAGTCAGGTATTTACACTTGAACCGGGTGATGTCGTCATGACCGGTACACCGGCTGGTGTGGCTGCATTAAAATCTGGAGACCGTCTGATCATGACGTTAAAAGGTGTTTCCCAAGATTTTACATGGAATACATTTGTTCAATAA
- a CDS encoding YcxB family protein — translation MSEVQPAVSVRYSLNLEESQDGFSLATFGKKQLTRFITPLVSIAIVTWGIYLGPTGVGRYYVALGVFFLILQLIMRYWFLPMMFKRQFIKYQFGKSEQGIELFQDYIELYANGRKQTFQYAEVQHFAIGKLTYMLEFKNRTVIIVPKRAFLNAQQQAVFENTFKK, via the coding sequence ATGTCTGAAGTTCAGCCTGCTGTATCTGTGCGCTATAGCCTAAATCTGGAAGAATCCCAAGATGGCTTCTCTTTGGCAACATTTGGCAAAAAACAGCTGACCCGTTTTATTACACCTCTTGTCAGCATCGCTATTGTGACATGGGGTATTTATTTAGGACCTACCGGCGTTGGCCGTTATTATGTGGCACTTGGCGTATTCTTTCTGATATTACAACTCATCATGCGTTACTGGTTTTTACCGATGATGTTCAAACGTCAGTTTATCAAGTATCAGTTTGGTAAAAGTGAGCAGGGAATCGAGCTGTTTCAGGACTATATTGAACTCTATGCAAATGGTCGCAAGCAGACTTTCCAGTATGCAGAAGTACAGCACTTTGCTATAGGCAAGCTTACTTATATGCTTGAGTTCAAGAACCGGACTGTCATTATTGTACCAAAACGGGCTTTTCTGAATGCCCAGCAACAGGCTGTATTTGAAAATACATTCAAGAAATAA
- the rnr gene encoding ribonuclease R: MMKNWVDPEAKAEAERYDNPIPSRILIQKTIEQLQAPQSHADLVEHFEIQDQKSIDALNHRLIAMVRDGQLVKDGFKFQLVADLPTYEATVYINTKGMGIAQIDGQDNLYLPERELRLVFNGDRVRVRQTSTDRKGKAWGFITEVIQRRVKQIIGQLKMYEGEYFIQPSMPNQHQPITLEKELIDHAKINLGDMVRVAIDDYPTREEFSTGHIVQSMADKADTEIIIPQTILEYGLPYEFPEEVLKEAASFKEPDEQDRQGRVDLRDLALVTIDGEDARDFDDAVYAEKRPGGGYRVVVAIADVSHYVRLCTALNEEAEERGTSVYFPHFVLPMLPEALSNGLCSLNPHLDRLCMVCDLNVSRAGRVTQYEFYPAVMHSKARLTYTQVAAYLDGDSQAVPEDRTVRKSLNTLFQLYQVLKELRAKRHAMEFETVETYMTFDELGGIKEILPCSRNEAHKLIEECMLLANVAAAEYSLKNEIPMLYRVHDAPEFSRTQKVRDYVKLLGLNFPEQPTQADYQAVIEATKDRIDAPSIHAVLLRSMMQAYYGPENIGHYGLAYEAYTHFTSPIRRYPDLLLHRAIKAHLKHKQFALSGNQLAEAGEHYSQTERRADEASRSVTMWLKCHYMQQHLGEEFDGIISAVTEFGLFVTLKDLYVDGMLHVSQLGDDFFVYDQPSQSLIGQSRGQVFGLGDEVRIKVAGVQLEERKIDFELVRQLTHAGRAVRSRAPRVAQVREENHGVRNKDDSGEQPVRKKRNKSSKPSSYTKKSGKKSAEKASVSKEAPKKKSKDKKRRSNAKSRQD, encoded by the coding sequence ATTATGAAAAATTGGGTCGATCCTGAAGCTAAAGCAGAAGCTGAACGTTATGACAATCCTATTCCTAGTCGTATTTTGATTCAAAAAACGATTGAACAGTTACAGGCGCCGCAATCCCATGCCGACCTGGTTGAGCATTTTGAAATCCAGGACCAAAAAAGTATTGACGCGCTTAATCACCGCCTGATTGCAATGGTACGTGATGGACAACTGGTCAAGGATGGATTCAAGTTTCAGCTGGTTGCTGACTTGCCTACTTATGAAGCTACAGTGTATATCAATACAAAAGGTATGGGCATCGCACAGATTGATGGCCAGGATAACTTGTATTTACCAGAACGTGAACTTCGTCTGGTCTTTAATGGTGACCGGGTACGGGTACGTCAGACCAGTACTGACCGCAAGGGTAAAGCTTGGGGCTTTATTACTGAAGTAATCCAGCGCCGGGTCAAGCAGATTATTGGGCAGCTGAAAATGTATGAGGGTGAATATTTTATTCAGCCTTCCATGCCAAACCAGCATCAACCGATTACCCTGGAAAAAGAACTGATCGATCACGCCAAAATTAACTTGGGTGATATGGTGCGTGTTGCCATTGATGATTATCCGACTCGGGAAGAGTTTTCTACCGGTCATATTGTGCAATCAATGGCAGATAAAGCCGATACTGAAATTATCATTCCACAAACCATCTTGGAATATGGGCTGCCTTATGAGTTTCCTGAAGAGGTTTTAAAGGAAGCAGCCAGTTTTAAAGAGCCGGATGAACAGGACCGTCAGGGCCGGGTAGATTTACGTGATCTGGCTCTGGTCACAATTGACGGTGAAGATGCACGCGATTTTGATGATGCCGTATATGCAGAAAAACGTCCGGGCGGTGGCTATCGAGTGGTGGTCGCAATCGCTGATGTCAGTCACTATGTACGTTTGTGCACAGCACTGAATGAAGAAGCTGAAGAACGCGGGACTTCTGTGTATTTTCCGCATTTTGTCCTGCCGATGTTGCCAGAAGCGCTCTCTAATGGTCTCTGTTCACTGAATCCGCATCTGGACCGCTTGTGCATGGTCTGTGATTTAAATGTTTCACGTGCCGGCCGTGTTACCCAGTATGAATTTTATCCGGCAGTCATGCACTCTAAAGCACGTCTGACCTATACCCAGGTTGCTGCCTATCTGGACGGTGACAGCCAGGCTGTCCCTGAAGATCGTACTGTTCGCAAATCACTTAATACCCTGTTCCAACTTTATCAGGTCCTGAAAGAATTACGTGCAAAACGTCATGCGATGGAATTTGAAACTGTCGAAACATATATGACATTTGACGAGCTGGGCGGTATTAAGGAAATTTTGCCATGTAGCCGTAATGAAGCACATAAACTGATTGAAGAATGTATGCTGCTGGCTAACGTTGCAGCTGCTGAATATTCATTGAAAAATGAAATTCCAATGTTATATCGGGTTCATGATGCACCAGAATTTTCACGTACCCAGAAAGTACGAGATTATGTGAAACTTCTGGGACTAAATTTCCCGGAGCAGCCAACTCAGGCTGATTATCAGGCCGTCATTGAAGCAACAAAAGACCGGATTGATGCACCAAGTATTCATGCCGTGTTATTACGTTCTATGATGCAGGCTTATTATGGACCAGAAAATATCGGTCATTACGGTCTGGCTTATGAAGCTTATACTCATTTTACCTCGCCAATCCGCCGCTATCCGGACTTACTGTTACACCGCGCAATTAAAGCACATTTGAAACATAAACAATTTGCCCTGTCAGGCAACCAGCTGGCTGAGGCAGGTGAGCATTATTCTCAGACAGAACGCCGTGCTGATGAAGCCTCCCGTAGTGTAACAATGTGGCTAAAATGCCATTATATGCAGCAGCATCTAGGTGAAGAATTCGACGGTATAATCAGTGCTGTAACTGAATTCGGGCTGTTCGTTACCCTGAAAGATCTGTACGTTGATGGCATGCTGCATGTCAGCCAGCTTGGAGATGACTTTTTTGTCTATGACCAGCCGAGTCAGAGTCTGATTGGCCAGTCTCGTGGCCAGGTTTTTGGCTTGGGAGATGAAGTCAGAATTAAGGTTGCAGGTGTTCAGCTTGAAGAACGGAAAATTGACTTTGAGCTGGTTCGGCAACTTACTCATGCTGGACGAGCAGTGCGTAGCCGTGCCCCTCGCGTTGCACAGGTGCGGGAAGAAAATCACGGCGTACGCAACAAGGATGACTCTGGTGAGCAACCTGTCCGTAAAAAACGCAATAAAAGCAGTAAGCCTAGCTCTTATACCAAGAAGTCAGGAAAAAAATCTGCTGAAAAGGCTTCTGTAAGCAAAGAAGCTCCCAAGAAAAAATCAAAGGATAAGAAGCGCAGGTCCAATGCCAAATCACGGCAGGATTAA